The stretch of DNA CAGTGTGCTGATGCTCATTTCCTCCTCATGATATTCGGAGAggaagtttttaatttcaccaTACTGAATTCCTCGAAGAAAGTAGTACCTTATCAAACCTTCTTCGCTTTCGTCTTCGATCTCCCCTACAGCTGCCATGTTGCTCATTCCCGTTGAGTTTTTTACAGAAGTTCCGGTTCCGGTTCCGGTTCCAGAGTCACCTaggacgccatcttgtttaaCAAACCCAATCCCCAACAGTGCAACCCAGGCCCTCACCGTAACGTTAATCAGAGAAAAGTTTtgtcaagacttaaaaaaagttcTGTCACACTGTATTTATaaagaattttgtcacagatggaAAGAACTTTCTCATGTACAGAAAGCATTTTGGTGTGGATAGAATTTCGATATCGGATATCGTGGATAGAAATAAAGTAGGTAGAAAGAAAGTTGTCGCAGAtggaaagaaagttgtcatgGGTAGAAAGAACGTTGTCACGGGTCGAAAGAAAGTTGTCATAGATGGAAAGAAAGTTATTATGGTtagaaagaaagttgttatggatgcaaaaaaaatgtcatgGGTAGAAATAACGTTGTCATGGGTAGAAAGAAAGTTGTCATGGATGGACAGAAAGTTATCATGGTTAGGAAGAAAGTTGTCATGGATGGACAGAAAGTTATCATGGTTAGGAAGACAGTTGTCATGGACGGAAAAAATGTCATGGGTAGAAATAAAGCTGTCATGGGTAGAAATAACGTTGTCATGGGTAGAAAGAACGTTGTCATGGGTGGAAAGAAAGTTATCATGGTTAGAAAGAAAGTTATCATGGCTAGCAAGAAAGTTGTCATGGATGGAAAAAAAAGTGAGATAGGTAGAAATAAAGTTGTCATGGGTGGAAAGACAGTTGTCATGGGTGGAAAGACAGTTGTCATGGGTGGAAAGAAAGTTACCATGATACGAAAGAAAGTTGTCATGATACCTATGGGCCACCGTACAAAACAAATTTGGAATGCCAGTCGATTCAGCAGGGAGGAGTTTAGGATATGACCAGGCCCTTTTAACACCCCCGCCAGTGGTATTGCCACGGTCTGCTCGTTGAAGACCACCCATTATCTCGTTTAACATATTTCTCGTGCGTGTCACGAATGCCTTTGAGAGTAGCGTTACCAAGCTGTTTAAAGGCTTCTCTGTGTTCGGGCTTGCCAGTACGTTTAGCCCTCTTATGAAGCACGGTCACTAATCTTatcttatctggacaatttgcGCAGTTTCTCTTATAGAGCGAATATTAGAATTATATAAACACACTGTTGTTATTGCATCCGTTGgagactcggaaaaatccggGCTCCAGATGAGACTTGAGCTCACGACCCTCCAtaatctagtcggatgctctaaccactgagatACTGGAGACTCTGTGGTGAGCAAGCGTGAGATgtggctcggattttttccgagtctCCAGTGGATGCAATTACAACATCGTGTTTATAtaattctcacattcgctcacttgatGGTGGTTGGCGCATCCCTCTCatatgctttaaggtgactgcgtgatgcagttatgagctatgctgtcagtcattaTTTGACtatgtagctgcgtgatgcactTCAAGTGAAAGATCCACATTTCACCCTCGCTCACCGcaagagtctccagtagctcactGTTTGAGCATCCGACCAAAgtacggagggtcgtgggttcaaatcccatctgaaGATTGGATTTTTTCATGTACATACTTTTAACCCTAAGTTTAATGGAGTCCGGCTCCTAAAATTTATATTCAAATTTACAGTAAGACAATGGCTTTTGTGATCAAAATGTTTTTCCTATTATCTCCTTTAAAAATTCGAATAGCCTATCAGTCTTTCATGACACAATATGTAGAGGTGATATCCTCTGAAATGTAGCCATGGAAAAACTTCAACAAGTTCATTTGCTCGTTGAGTGTTCAACTATTTGAAATAATAGCAAACCAAGCACCAATCCATCCTTTATCATCTTGCAGTGTCCAGCTCTAATCTGCGTTTTTTAGCGTTCTCTGCTGGtagaaaaggtaaaaaaagagGACATAATTATTAACGATTCTAGAATTCCATAACCGAGAAATGTCGATCTCtctcattggccgtttttacactagagacgcataattcgtctgggacgaacttgggcaaacattttttctacgtctgttaaattcgtctggtataaagacggccacaagacgcattatacgtctggacgaagtatctactctttaacaattattccatgagcgcgcgttgcatatgagatggtaaatagccaacgaggcgcgtagcgccgagttggctataaccactctcatatccaacaagcgcggatggaataattgttttattaaattccttaaactccaaaagtttagaagtacgaaatacgagcgaaaaaaagcgagaaaatcatagcgaaatcgaaaaaagttgatgaagatacGATGTtatgtaatacctcgtggtcagacagacgcaggctcatcacaaaaacatttcttaccttttcgcgtatctctaagttTCGAAAGTGatctaaactttccacaaaaacgtttttcttttgctttataccgaaagaaatttcgctttctggcgtaaacgtttttagtttagcaacgctaagcgcaatcatttaccatataaggtcaaactaaggtatatgagctgataacagagattgagtgaaccaatcagagcacgagaattgcattatccgaggttgtgaatttaataaaactgGATAGTTTGTCCAGACATgttatgcgtcttgtgcccgtcctTATACTAGACAAATTTCACAGACGCAGAAACtgtgtttgcccaagttcgtcccagacgaataaTGCGTCTTaaatagttcgtcccgtctttacactatttaacaattattccatgagcgcgcgttggatatgagatgccaacgaggcgcgtagcgccgagttggctataaccagtctcatatccaacaagcgcgaatggaataattgttttattaaattccttaaactccaacaatttggaagtacgaaatacgagcgaaaaaagcgagaaaatccgagcgaaatcaagAAAACTtaatgaagatgcgatgttgtgtaataccttgtggtcaaacagacgtaggctcatcacataaacatttcttgccttttcgcgtacttctaaacgtcgcaattgatccaaactttccacaaaattagtttctcttcttttttggctttattcaaagagaaatttcgctttccggcgaaaaaaaaaaaaaacagtttagcAACGctgcgcaatcatttaccatataaggttaaactaaggtatatgagctgataaccgagattgagtgaaccaatcagagcacgagaaatgcattatccgaggttgagaatttaataaagacggataacatgagagacgtataaaaacggccatttggCATATCAGTTTACGGTATCATCTAAATGTAGAATACAGGTCCCACCAAACGAGATAAACTAATACCAATGCCAGAACTCGAGTTAAGACTCGAATTCGACGCATTCTCTACCTCGAATTATGTATGGACACGGAACCCGAACCTGGGAATATTGATTACTGAAACCGTCACCTAACCATTAAACCACCATACCGCTAGCTGCTTACGggcaatattttaaacactatttgactATTTGATAATGCGGTATTATCAAACgactatcgcctcgtgtgccacttttttgttcttaccacattttgacgtcatctgtgatctattactgaacagacgcacggaaacatggaatctatttgttaaatagacttCCCTCGTTAGAGGCATGCAGTTCCTGCATACGCAAATTCAACGCGTTTGTGAACTGAGGAAACGAGCGCGTTTCATTTGCAATCCGACATCACTTTTTTGGTGCCGTTGCGCCTTCCGTCTACACGATACCGACTAAGACCCCTCCCGAGACGTCGTTGATCTCAAAACGTTGTCCAAAGTGGAGCGTTTTGAAAGCAATACGGTTTCATCTGTTGCAAAAACAGCGAAAATCCCTGGATTTGAATACGATGATTCATACTAGATGCTCAGGACCAAAAGTTTTCATTCAGTGGAATACTGTGCACATCATGCATTGACGAGTAGGCGCCGAATGCGTAGATGAATGCGTAGATGAATGCAATCGAAACTCATGAAAAGTGAAGTACATTTGGGGCGaggaattttgttttctcgcgAAAATTTAACAAGGTGAAACCATGCTTAGAGTGCGTTAACTATTTCTATTCTACGACTCTTTCCTGTGTTTCTCGTTAAACTggatcccgggggggggggggggtactcccttataagggcttaatggggacgtgcggccagccagggtatgtttttcgggatttttgtcttgaacagggtatcgaatttatcattttttgtcttaatcagggtatcgatttatcaatttttgtcttaaactgggttaaatgtcttaaacagggtatcaaaaatcggaattctgtcttaaaatgggtaggaaaatcagcgatatttgtcttaaacagggtcagggtatgaggggccgcgccgcacctccccaaccagggatacatcgagtaccccccccgggaACTGGATGCAGCAGCAGATTGCGTGATCAATGAATCTCGCAGTGCGTAATGACGTAACCAGTTGCGAACCCCTTGGTTTAGCTCCATGTAAACGCTTCCAAACCGGTTTCCACCTCCCTCCAAGAATGCGATAGAACGAAATCAAAATGAGGCAAACACTGTCTTGAAAACCCCTTGAATTGGTTCCGTGTAAACGCTTCCAAACTGCAACGATTTTTACATACGGGTTCCACCTCGTGAAAACGTCTTAATTTTAAACCGCGTTTCTGTAAATTCTGTCGGAGATGGCTTGAATCTACCCAAACAAatccacaaaaaacacactttgGCCAGTTTCTCCAAAGTTCCTGTAATTAAAAATCACTGACCTGACTGAACTGCGTGAGTTTTGCTTGGATGACACGTTTTTGGACACGGAACCGACAGTTTGTTGATATTTCTGCTGTTACTCGGGTTTAAATTAGCTGCAGCCAACTCGGGTTTGTCACGTCGGCTGTTTCCAGAATATAAACGGAAAGAAAAAACGATAGACAATTATAGAAAGCTTGAACGTTTACAAATTCCTTGATTTAGAGAGAAATTTCgggcaccggtggctcagttggttgagcaccgggctgccatgcgagaggtcgtgagttcgactccggccggtgtcacagcggatttggaccccccggtcccaatccgctagcggatttggaccctcCCCGTCcatatccgctagcggatttggaccccccttcgcagatttggaccccccccccctccccacaaAACATTCCTTTTTCCTAATTTATTCTAACTGCAAGCTTTTAGGAGATAACGTCTACGCGTacgtttttaattaaaaagtacCTACTTCGAAAACATACTTTCTGAAAAACTCTTCTAAAAACTTACTTTCTGAATTATTATCACTTTCTACAAGAAAATTATGTATGGTTATGTTTTTACTGAGTTTTGTtaaggggtccaaatccgcggaGGGAcgtccaaatccgctagcagATACGgaccggggagggggggggggggttcaaatccgctagcggatttggaccggGGGGTCCAATTctaggggggtccaaatccgctaggacaggggcatctttcacttccataaaaaactaattgtaaactgcgtaacaagcagtctggctaaaagTCCCCTACAATGTATtgtaaaattagtcctgaaaagccccgtgggggagagactaatagcaaatcattgtatctcattgtattgtattgatattggcATAACTAGGCTTTCAACACCAAGGAAAACGGCCGCGAAACCCGCACAGTTGAGTAAAGGGTGAAGTtcttggcagctattcagctgatgtggacctgctattcCCAGCCACCCATACAATCACAAAGGGCAGTCACAACACCGAGGACTCCAtaccctactcttctcgaatagtgtgtggattctttagcgtcccacagggaacttatgaacatgaagatttttgtgagacagagcctacgatttattgtccttatctgacggagaagacttgaaagtctaaccatttgcgggtgtagttacaaaggcagccctTTCTCCTCAGCCTTTCTTCTTTCGGATTTCAGGTGCTTTTATGGGGAGTAAGCTTTTAAGGGATCTTGTGTTTACTTTAACACTAGGGACACTGATTTTGACACTTAAATTACCTGATAAGATTATTTACACTTGATTTGTTGTCAGGATGATTCTCAAGATTAGGTTCTGATCTCATCAAGAATTCATCACTGCAATAACTGAGAGCCTCTTCAAGGCCAAATGACTGATTCCACAAAACAGGATCATCTTCAAAAAAAAGGCATGATTAATCAATggaaaatgacaatttaaaCCCCCTCGCAATTCATTCAAATTGCTTGATTATTTGGCATGCAAGCCTTTAGATGATGTACACATTCAAgtatacaaataaaaaaaaaagttgtttagcACTTCAAAGAACACTCATAATGATTAGTTTAATTACTCATTGCAATTTGCTTGGCTCCGTTTGCATGGAGGTGGGGTTAACCGGGTAGTTGTGGCAACCTACCGTGGTACATGCAATTTTACCACCCCGGGGTACCGGGGTGACCTTTCTCGAGGCTACTGCGTGGTCGCCAAGTACATAACAGGAAAAATGACGGGTGCAGGACGCATTTTGACAGTCAATGCTCTTCTACTGTCACAAACTACTCTTGCTTCAATTTCTCAGTGATGTGGCTtcttattagggagtttaagaaaccacaacGGCTACGGGGAAGAAAAATATCACTTTGATCTATTTTAAgcatttcatgattattccatctcttttagattatacaatatgggcgaattgccctataactggattggtacggacgcatttcaagtaaagagtgagactgaaagattcactgtagtttgtccacgttgtcgtcaaaaccttaaatttggccatttcacgtagtagttttgacgagtacgggagagaattgttcaaaaaagcatgccgcacgtgcagcacattcttttaaccaataatattactgctttttggcgttgtcgttgccgtagccgttgtcgttttttaaactccctaatattagggaatttaagaaacgatgacggctacgactacgacaacgccacaaagcaataatatcattggtcaaAAGAGCATAAACaaccgtgctgcacgtgcagcacgggtTACCGCACCTATCATGTAAATGCAAGGCTGAAAAAATAACAGTTTATATGGACTGGCAGGTTTACCCCGTCACCATTTAAACAGGCCCTTAATCACAGGAaaggttgaattttaaattaccCTTAGGATAAAGACGATAAAACATAAGCCCACGCTGTTCACATATCAGTCTGCTAAGGAATTTTCAGGCTGCTTGCAAAGGGGAGGGTACAGAGTTTGCTGTTCAGGTCACCCTCCTGTGGTATATGACTCAGTGAGTACATGTTGGGAGAAAGTTGCTTTCACAAGCATTTCTACAATCCCAAACTAATTAAACTACTCCACTGTCCATGTAGTCTCCTTCACAGCTGCTCGGGCAATGCAAGTCATGCAATACTTCTCAGAGTGTTGCATGACTTTGCCCAGAGGGGATGCAAATGAGACTACTGTCCATCCTACCTTCCGGGAAAATACTGTAGTTGTCTTGTTGCCTAGTTACATCACCTAACACAGTCTCTATGGGTTCCTGTATTCTATTCTCAATGGGCATGGTCACTGAAGAGGTACAGTTTTTTGTGGTTGGCCTAAACAAGGCAGGAGTGGAAGCTGCAGAGGGTGTTCGAACTGGGGGTGGAAAGGAGAACACTTCTTGTTGTTTACTGTGATATTTCACAGTCATGGTGGTCCCAGATTGATTTGGTTTTCTTGAGTTTGAATTCAAATCTTCAACGTTTGTTGCAATGTTGTTCATTGTTTCAGAAATAAATCTTTTGCATGAGCCATTTTCAGGAGTTTTGGAGGAAGATATGACATGATCCTGTCTGTTGTTTGTACCTGgaataaaaaaacattaaaaatgtcCATTTAACTAAAACCACCTCCACTATTTTTTATCCGCAGTTCATTATAGAGGTCTTTCTTGAAAAGGAGCAACCCAGGTGAATGCCATTTGGGCTCATGGTAGCCGTGGACTCAATGCTTATTTTAGGCCATAAAATACCCAAATCCAAACTTTGCAAGATTTTTGTCAATTATGAAACAAAATGCATGTAGCCAAATAATATTCCAGTTGTAATGCAAATGCATTATAGACTGATTTGCACaacaacaaagaagaaattgcccaccatttatgaatatcaaTAAGGTCTACATCAAATTCCTGGTTGACATTTCAAGAAAGATGGTGGtgtcaaaaacaaactttcCAAAGTATCTCTACGGTTGATTTTAGAAAATAAGAAATTTCATACAACAGgggttattttttatttcacataACATCTTTAAAGATCAATACATTCACCAATTTTATAAGCAGAATGCTGCTTTATCAAATACATTTAAATGCCCCCAGACTTTGCTTCAAATGTGGCCTAAATTGGATATTTTGCAACACTCCAATGCCATGCATGCTTTAGTTTAATGTACATTATTCATGTCCAGTGAAAAGTACTGCACAGTTACAGAGCATCAGTGTCATTCTAGCTCAACAGCAAATAAATAGCTAAGCCAAAAGCCACCAGTTTGTTTATTTCTATTAATTAGCAAGTTTGACCTACAACAGCATTCAAAGTGCCTCTGTTTATTGAAGGACCAGCatttaaaaaaggaaatcaaGATGTGTTACTAGCACACAACATGGCCATCAGTGATCACTTAAtaagtacatacatacacagAACTTCATTTGTCATTCCATGCTGTTTGGTATTCTGCATGTTTAGCATAACCTTTTGTCCTGGTCTCCGCATTAGACTCACATCATACTGAACACTTTCCTAATAACCacacaattaataataataataatagaattaGGAAAAAAGTTACTTTTTATGTTCTTAAAGTGGTAGGTCAGTTTGGGAAAGGCAAGGCTAATCCACATACAGTGTACTTACTGTTTTGAGTTGTTTTGTAACAAACTTTAAGTAATCTTTATCACTGATACAGTTGCCAAGAGCTTGTCCAAAACTCCTACACAATAAGTAACCAAGTAAAATTTCAAAGAAAGCCACACTTCAATGATGGTAGCCACTGTGTCAAATTCCAGGGGAGGGTGATTCCAAACAACAAACTACAAATTAAAAGATTCTGCAATAAACTACAATAAGCTTATAATAtattattcttacaataagtgaACAaggcttgagcctgcaatccaatcgaaacccagtacctggtcagtggtcaacttaaaaaacagTTGACCTCAATAAACTCTAAAGGTGAGCTCGTGATATGGTAATGTGATACTGGTTAGCAAATACCtttttttgacaggtgtcaatatTGACTACAACATggatttccaatatcaaagatgcatgctttaaggacggtgcctactaattaaagatatttttgcccgtgtgtgtgattatgcaggaaatgtagatcttaacaagtgttattgaaatccaaaaagaaaatggggggtaccacgcatttttcaaagataattcatgaataatatttctaaaaagctgtaaagtacaaaacaatgtatggcgttctttctcaaattgaagcttaattatctctcaaaaatgcatggttaacccctattttctttttggatactaagaatacttactaagatctactttctccggatagttataaaatatccctgcattagtaagcatcggcgataggaaatccgagtatctggagatgcgcagaacatatgcgcaataacaatagtaggcaccgtccttaaactacACTGTAGCTGGAGTATAACCCCAATGTTAAGCACAAGCATACTGTGCAGGCAAGGATAGAGTCAGAGCTCTTTTGATGCCACCAGATGTGAAGAAGAATTTGACTTCTAATGTTAACAAATGCCAGAAATTTTACAACCTTTAGGTAGAAGCTATGGTCAAGAGCCATAAACAAAATGCAGGCTTACTTGAGAGCTCTCTTGAGTCCATCTGTCACAGcttcttttcttgctttttctaAAGATAAGGCCTTTGACTTCATCCCCTCTGAGACACCATACCCAATATCTTCATGGAAAACTCCATCCTGCAGTGCATTCAATACGACGTGCATACAACAAGGTGTTTGAGTCCCATGAAGGACTGGATGAATGAATTtctatttgaagtgcaggttacaCAGTGTAGATATGAATGAAAAAActaagtgatcctcacactttaATTAGTTCTATCATTCATCTATAaacctgggccagttgttcaaaagccgattaacgctcaccccagattaaaaattaaccaaggagtttatttctctactcccaagtgctgttcaacgcacagatattcggcaaaactttacattagaagaagtcaatcttgaaaaacaaaaataagcaaaagaaactttcaccaaaaatttaaaacttgaagcaaatgtttacgctaatcctggattaagttaatcggccttcgaacaaccgggccc from Montipora capricornis isolate CH-2021 chromosome 9, ASM3666992v2, whole genome shotgun sequence encodes:
- the LOC138015530 gene encoding DNA repair protein RAD52 homolog isoform X3, coding for MGNTDRISSFGNTCFTAEEYEAIQIALNKKLGPEYISQRAGAGGQKLAYVEGWKLINLANETFGFNGWSHSVTHQNIDFVDLVGSKYYVGVSAFVKVQLKDGVFHEDIGYGVSEGMKSKALSLEKARKEAVTDGLKRALKSFGQALGNCISDKDYLKFVTKQLKTESVQYDVSLMRRPGQKVMLNMQNTKQHGMTNEVLCTNNRQDHVISSSKTPENGSCKRFISETMNNIATNVEDLNSNSRKPNQSGTTMTVKYHSKQQEVFSFPPPVRTPSAASTPALFRPTTKNCTSSVTMPIENRIQEPIETVLGDVTRQQDNYSIFPEDDPVLWNQSFGLEEALSYCSDEFLMRSEPNLENHPDNKSSVNNLISRER
- the LOC138015530 gene encoding DNA repair protein RAD52 homolog isoform X1; translated protein: MGNTDRISSFGNTCFTAEEYEAIQIALNKKLGPEYISQRAGAGGQKLAYVEGWKLINLANETFGFNGWSHSVTHQNIDFVDLVGSKYYVGVSAFVKVQLKDGVFHEDIGYGVSEGMKSKALSLEKARKEAVTDGLKRALKSFGQALGNCISDKDYLKFVTKQLKTESVQYDVSLMRRPGQKVMLNMQNTKQHGMTNEVLCTNNRQDHVISSSKTPENGSCKRFISETMNNIATNVEDLNSNSRKPNQSGTTMTVKYHSKQQEVFSFPPPVRTPSAASTPALFRPTTKNCTSSVTMPIENRIQEPIETVLGDVTRQQDNYSIFPEDDPVLWNQSFGLEEALSYCSDEFLMRSEPNLENHPDNKSSVNNLISRRDKPELAAANLNPSNSRNINKLSVPCPKTCHPSKTHAVQSAENAKKRRLELDTAR
- the LOC138017663 gene encoding uncharacterized protein; translated protein: MGRKKVVMDGQKVIMVRKKVVMDGQKVIMVRKTVVMDGKNVMGRNKAVMGRNNVVMGRKNVVMGGKKVIMVRKKVIMASKKVVMDGKKSEIGRNKVVMGGKTVVMGGKTVVMGGKKVTMIRKKVVMIPMGHRTKQIWNASRFSREEFRI
- the LOC138015530 gene encoding DNA repair protein RAD52 homolog isoform X2, with the protein product MGNTDRISSFGNTCFTAEEYEAIQIALNKKLGPEYISQRAGAGGQKLAYVEGWKLINLANETFGFNGWSHSVTHQNIDFVDLVGSKYYVGVSAFVKVQLKDGVFHEDIGYGVSEGMKSKALSLEKARKEAVTDGLKRALKSFGQALGNCISDKDYLKFVTKQLKTESVQYDVSLMRRPGQKVMLNMQNTKQHGMTNEVLCTNNRQDHVISSSKTPENGSCKRFISETMNNIATNVEDLNSNSRKPNQSGTTMTVKYHSKQQEVFSFPPPVRTPSAASTPALFRPTTKNCTSSVTMPIENRIQEPIETVLGDVTRQQDNYSIFPEDDPVLWNQSFGLEEALSYCSDEFLMRSEPNLENHPDNKSSVNNLISRRDKPELAAANLNPSNSRNINKLSVPCPKTCHPSKTHAVQSENAKKRRLELDTAR